The following are from one region of the Sandaracinus amylolyticus genome:
- a CDS encoding ArsA family ATPase: MIDPRARALQLVTGKGGVGKSTLVAALALAWAERGRRPLVVELGRRASIESVIAGAPHVGWDPIEVAPGVHATNIEGGRAVLEVLARWVRVRRLAQRALRSEVMQAFVDAAPGVIEMATMERILELLGEGWDPVLVDADASGHALMFLGLPQVFDELGAAGPVAALLARTRGLFADVRRSALHLVTLPGALPVQETIELEARLREHGHVALGAVFVSRAPDAPRVSGERVEVLRAHAGGALASELAWLARDVALAEEARARIEALRARLGREVVELPEIDEARPSVEALRALGRVALRGVA; this comes from the coding sequence GTGATCGATCCGCGCGCGCGTGCGCTGCAGCTCGTCACCGGGAAGGGCGGCGTCGGGAAGTCGACGCTGGTCGCGGCGCTCGCGCTCGCGTGGGCGGAGCGGGGGCGTCGGCCGTTGGTGGTCGAGCTCGGACGGCGCGCCTCGATCGAGAGCGTGATCGCCGGCGCGCCGCACGTCGGGTGGGATCCGATCGAGGTCGCGCCCGGGGTGCACGCGACGAACATCGAGGGCGGGCGCGCGGTGCTCGAGGTGCTGGCGCGATGGGTGCGGGTGCGTCGCCTCGCGCAGCGCGCGCTGCGCAGCGAGGTGATGCAGGCGTTCGTCGATGCCGCCCCCGGCGTGATCGAGATGGCGACGATGGAGCGCATCCTCGAGCTGCTCGGTGAGGGCTGGGACCCGGTGTTGGTCGACGCGGACGCGAGCGGGCACGCGCTGATGTTCCTCGGGCTGCCCCAGGTGTTCGACGAGCTGGGCGCGGCGGGGCCGGTGGCGGCGCTGCTCGCGCGGACGCGCGGGCTCTTCGCCGACGTGCGGCGATCGGCGCTGCACCTCGTGACGCTGCCGGGCGCGCTGCCCGTGCAGGAGACGATCGAGCTCGAGGCGCGGCTGCGCGAGCACGGGCACGTGGCGCTCGGCGCGGTGTTCGTGTCGCGCGCGCCCGATGCGCCGCGGGTCTCGGGCGAGCGCGTCGAGGTGCTGCGGGCCCACGCGGGCGGCGCGCTGGCATCGGAGCTCGCATGGCTGGCGCGCGACGTCGCGCTCGCGGAGGAAGCGCGGGCGCGGATCGAGGCGCTGCGGGCACGGCTGGGGCGCGAGGTCGTCGAGCTGCCCGAGATCGACGAGGCGCGCCCGAGCGTCGAGGCGCTGCGCGCGCTCGGGCGGGTCGCGCTGCGAGGGGTGGCGTGA
- the acnA gene encoding aconitate hydratase AcnA, translated as MATTTTHPDSFKSRATIDVGGTKYELFRLDALKGVGDVETLPFSIKVLLENLLRLEDGKNVTRATIEALAKYDPKNVGDTEISYTPARVLLQDFTGVPCVVDLASMREGLAAMGGDPKKINPLQPVDLVIDHSVQVDAFGTLRSFEENVKLEFERNGERYKFLKWGQGAFDNFRVVPPGTGIVHQVNIEYLAPVVFVRDSGGTKQAYPDTLVGTDSHTTMVNGLGVLGWGVGGIEAEAAMLGQPVAMLIPEVIGFELKGALKPGVTATDLVLTVTQMLRKKGVVGKFVEFYGAGMVSLPLADRATIANMAPEYGATMGFFPVDEKTLDYLRLTGRSADQIALVERYCKEQGLFHTSETKTPRFTDTLSLDLGDVVPSLAGPKRPQDRVALADMKRTWRRGLVGFLTKEMPAESTGALDAWLNEGGHDAITDAKAKAAITKRVSCELPRAGKFDIGHGDVVIAAITSCTNTSNPSVLIAAGLVAKKAVEKGLQVKPWVKTSLAPGSQVVTEYLKDSGLLTYLEQLHFNVVGYGCTTCIGNSGPLEDEISASIKQGDLVAVSVLSGNRNFEGRVSPDVKANYLASPPLVVAYALAGSVDRDLQSEPIGTGKDGKPVFLKDIWPTPEEVAKAVSTHVKREQFESRYADVFRGPEQWQKTEAPKGATFSWDDASTYARKAPFFEGMSKNVPPPAGDIHGARALALLGDSVTTDHISPAGNIKADSPAGKYLQSKGVAPRDFNQYGARRGNHEVMVRGTFANIRLRNQVAPGTEGGVTKHFANDTTFDGPVTSIYEASEKYIASKTPLVVIAGKEYGTGSSRDWAAKGTYLLGVKAVIAESFERIHRSNLVGMGVLPLEFTGGMNAQSLGLVGNEVFSIVGIAGGLTPGKVLTVNVSGPSGAKAFQVKARVDTPAEVEYMLHGGILQYVLRQLA; from the coding sequence ATGGCCACCACGACGACGCATCCGGATTCCTTCAAGAGCCGCGCGACCATCGACGTCGGCGGGACGAAGTACGAGCTCTTCCGACTCGACGCGCTGAAGGGCGTGGGCGACGTCGAGACGCTGCCGTTCTCGATCAAAGTCCTCCTCGAGAACCTGCTGCGCCTCGAGGACGGGAAGAACGTCACGCGCGCGACCATCGAGGCGCTCGCGAAGTACGACCCGAAGAACGTCGGCGACACCGAGATCTCGTACACGCCCGCGCGCGTGCTCCTGCAGGACTTCACGGGCGTCCCGTGCGTCGTCGACCTCGCGTCGATGCGCGAGGGCCTCGCGGCGATGGGCGGCGACCCCAAGAAGATCAACCCGCTCCAGCCGGTCGATCTCGTCATCGATCACTCGGTGCAGGTCGACGCGTTCGGCACGCTGCGCTCCTTCGAGGAGAACGTGAAGCTCGAGTTCGAGCGCAACGGCGAGCGCTACAAGTTCCTCAAGTGGGGCCAGGGCGCGTTCGACAACTTCCGCGTCGTGCCGCCGGGCACCGGCATCGTCCACCAGGTCAACATCGAGTACCTCGCGCCGGTCGTGTTCGTGCGCGACTCGGGCGGCACGAAGCAGGCGTATCCCGACACGCTCGTCGGCACCGACTCGCACACCACGATGGTCAACGGCCTCGGCGTGCTGGGCTGGGGCGTCGGCGGCATCGAGGCCGAGGCGGCGATGCTCGGTCAGCCTGTCGCGATGCTGATCCCCGAGGTGATCGGCTTCGAGCTCAAGGGCGCGCTCAAGCCCGGCGTGACCGCGACCGACCTCGTGCTGACGGTCACCCAGATGCTCCGCAAGAAGGGCGTCGTCGGGAAGTTCGTCGAGTTCTACGGCGCGGGCATGGTCTCGCTGCCGCTCGCGGATCGCGCGACGATCGCGAACATGGCGCCCGAGTACGGCGCGACGATGGGCTTCTTCCCGGTCGACGAGAAGACGCTCGACTACCTGCGCCTCACCGGCCGCAGCGCGGACCAGATCGCGCTGGTCGAGCGCTACTGCAAGGAGCAGGGCCTCTTCCACACGAGCGAGACGAAGACCCCGCGCTTCACCGACACGCTCTCGCTCGACCTCGGCGACGTGGTGCCCTCGCTCGCGGGCCCGAAGCGCCCGCAGGACCGCGTGGCGCTCGCGGACATGAAGCGCACCTGGCGCCGCGGCCTCGTCGGGTTCCTCACCAAGGAGATGCCGGCGGAGAGCACGGGCGCGCTCGACGCGTGGCTCAACGAGGGCGGCCACGACGCGATCACCGACGCGAAGGCGAAGGCGGCGATCACGAAGCGTGTGTCGTGCGAGCTGCCGCGCGCGGGCAAGTTCGACATCGGCCACGGCGACGTGGTGATCGCGGCGATCACGAGCTGCACGAACACGTCGAACCCGAGCGTGCTGATCGCGGCGGGCCTCGTCGCGAAGAAGGCGGTCGAGAAGGGCCTGCAGGTCAAGCCCTGGGTGAAGACCTCGCTCGCGCCGGGCTCGCAGGTCGTGACCGAGTACCTGAAGGACTCGGGGCTGCTCACGTACCTCGAGCAGCTGCACTTCAACGTGGTCGGCTACGGCTGCACGACGTGCATCGGGAACTCGGGCCCGCTCGAGGACGAGATCAGCGCGTCGATCAAGCAGGGTGATCTGGTCGCGGTGTCGGTGCTCAGCGGCAACCGCAACTTCGAGGGCCGCGTGTCGCCCGACGTGAAGGCGAACTACCTCGCGTCGCCTCCGCTGGTCGTCGCGTACGCGCTCGCGGGCAGCGTCGATCGCGACCTGCAGAGCGAGCCGATCGGGACCGGCAAGGACGGCAAGCCGGTGTTCCTGAAGGACATCTGGCCGACGCCGGAAGAGGTCGCGAAGGCGGTCTCGACGCACGTGAAGCGCGAGCAGTTCGAGTCGCGCTACGCCGACGTGTTCCGCGGCCCCGAGCAGTGGCAGAAGACCGAGGCGCCGAAGGGCGCGACGTTCTCGTGGGACGACGCGTCGACCTACGCGCGCAAGGCGCCGTTCTTCGAGGGCATGAGCAAGAACGTGCCGCCGCCCGCGGGCGACATCCACGGCGCGCGCGCGCTCGCGCTGCTCGGTGACTCGGTCACGACCGATCACATCTCGCCGGCCGGCAACATCAAGGCGGACTCGCCCGCGGGTAAGTACCTGCAGAGCAAGGGCGTCGCGCCGCGCGACTTCAACCAGTACGGCGCGCGCCGCGGCAACCACGAGGTGATGGTGCGCGGCACGTTCGCGAACATCCGCCTCCGCAACCAGGTCGCGCCGGGCACCGAGGGCGGCGTGACCAAGCACTTCGCGAACGACACGACGTTCGACGGGCCGGTCACGTCGATCTACGAGGCGAGCGAGAAGTACATCGCGAGCAAGACGCCGCTCGTGGTGATCGCGGGCAAGGAGTACGGCACCGGCAGCTCGCGCGACTGGGCGGCGAAGGGCACGTACCTGCTCGGCGTGAAGGCGGTCATCGCGGAGAGCTTCGAGCGCATCCACCGCTCGAACCTGGTCGGGATGGGCGTGCTGCCGCTCGAGTTCACCGGCGGGATGAACGCGCAGTCGCTCGGGCTGGTCGGCAACGAGGTGTTCTCGATCGTCGGCATCGCGGGCGGGCTGACGCCGGGCAAGGTGCTGACGGTGAACGTGAGCGGACCGAGCGGCGCCAAGGCGTTCCAGGTGAAGGCGCGCGTCGATACGCCGGCCGAGGTCGAGTACATGCTGCACGGCGGGATCCTGCAGTACGTGCTGCGTCAGCTCGCCTGA
- a CDS encoding class I SAM-dependent methyltransferase, with amino-acid sequence MTSTQAEIDLSYSVSNEFFKLWLDENMHYTSASFFTGKESLEEAQIQKSRVLYEYAEMTPDKLVLDIGCGWGSNLLYHSTRGTKVAHGITLSTAQCDWANQKMNLPVTYAVKLQDFWKYQPDVKYDALQSIEMVDHVVSPEQANQGLAVDLYRNYFKRCWELAKPGAWFGFQAILRDRVPRTKKDLEDLKFTADVIFPGGLNPRLEELIMAIRPYWECVEMRTQRESYGKTTGEWLRRLRENEREIRKQWGDQVYVDYERYLDTCVRAFANHWSSDVQMKLRRCD; translated from the coding sequence ATGACGAGCACCCAGGCCGAGATCGACCTTTCGTACAGCGTCTCGAACGAGTTCTTCAAGCTCTGGCTCGACGAGAACATGCACTACACCTCGGCGAGCTTCTTCACCGGGAAGGAGTCGCTCGAGGAGGCGCAGATCCAGAAGTCCCGCGTGCTCTACGAGTACGCCGAGATGACGCCCGACAAGCTCGTGCTCGACATCGGCTGCGGCTGGGGCTCGAACCTCCTCTACCACTCGACGCGCGGCACCAAGGTCGCGCACGGCATCACGCTCTCCACCGCGCAGTGCGACTGGGCGAACCAGAAGATGAACCTGCCCGTGACCTACGCGGTCAAGCTGCAGGACTTCTGGAAGTACCAGCCCGACGTGAAGTACGACGCGCTCCAGTCGATCGAGATGGTCGACCACGTCGTCTCGCCCGAGCAGGCGAACCAGGGCCTCGCGGTCGACCTCTACCGCAACTACTTCAAGCGCTGCTGGGAGCTCGCGAAGCCCGGCGCGTGGTTCGGCTTCCAGGCGATCCTCCGCGACCGCGTGCCGCGCACGAAGAAGGACCTCGAGGACCTCAAGTTCACGGCCGACGTCATCTTCCCGGGCGGCCTCAACCCCCGCCTCGAGGAGCTGATCATGGCGATCCGCCCCTACTGGGAGTGCGTCGAGATGCGCACCCAGCGCGAGAGCTACGGCAAGACCACCGGCGAGTGGCTCCGTCGTCTCCGCGAGAACGAGCGCGAGATCCGCAAGCAGTGGGGCGACCAGGTCTACGTCGACTACGAGCGCTACCTCGACACCTGCGTGCGCGCGTTCGCGAACCACTGGTCGAGCGACGTGCAGATGAAGCTGCGCCGCTGCGACTGA
- a CDS encoding ATP-binding domain-containing protein, producing the protein MDALMTDAVVAEEEALLTRVRAALQRAEHARATHDGLRDAGELRALREEAQQSADDDLPALLHEMTVRQRLRERQEPSALPDPDHPYVAHLRVEDERGVRDYVLGHASYVDPRSDVRVVDWRTAPIAQVFYRYREGDEYEEEIAGRLVTGMVLARRVVVIERGELTRILGDGIALSRGDGGWQDDHEIGLAGGGAGVAARKGSLGIGVGAEGRAARADVTALLDAEQHAAIAAPPSKPLLVIGSAGSGKTTVALHRLARVTAREPSRYPVDRVRVIVPEEGLARLSRRLLEPLGVQGAQQVSTLDHWALTLAKETFGGVPRIGQETPAIVVRLKRHPALFDALRARCASLAPERTRNVRKLQRALAPIMSDYEILGRVVEASKGDLPKSAIEETVRHTMRQLSDSPEKELASITDAAAKTTIDGRQVWEDTPEATAGSIDLEDLPIYLWLRAWRGGIGSARIAHLVLDEAEDFSLFELSVLRALVQQPPSVTLAGDDAQQTGTGFAGWSRSLDALGAKGASQVKLSISYRCPRPVAQLARTILGEQAPEEAVRAAREGVPVVRDAFPDEAHAQLVMASAVRDLAEREPRASIAIIASDEDAARRAHDALSDTPRVRLVLEGDFTFEPGIDVTHVDAVKGLEFDYVVLPDVSARTYPDDRESRRRLHVAVTRTTYQLWIIEPGARSPIL; encoded by the coding sequence ATGGACGCTCTGATGACCGACGCCGTCGTCGCCGAAGAAGAGGCGCTGCTCACGCGCGTGCGCGCGGCGCTGCAGCGCGCCGAGCACGCTCGCGCGACGCACGACGGGCTGCGCGACGCCGGCGAGCTGCGCGCGCTGCGCGAGGAAGCGCAGCAGAGCGCCGACGACGACCTGCCCGCGCTGCTGCACGAGATGACGGTGCGGCAGCGGCTGCGCGAGCGTCAGGAGCCGAGCGCGCTGCCCGATCCCGATCATCCGTACGTCGCGCACCTGCGGGTCGAGGACGAGCGCGGCGTGCGCGATTACGTGCTCGGGCACGCGAGCTACGTCGATCCCCGCAGCGACGTGCGGGTGGTGGACTGGCGCACCGCGCCCATCGCGCAGGTCTTCTATCGCTATCGCGAGGGAGACGAGTACGAGGAGGAGATCGCGGGGCGGCTCGTGACCGGCATGGTGCTCGCGCGGCGGGTGGTGGTGATCGAGCGCGGCGAGCTCACGCGCATCCTCGGCGACGGCATCGCGCTCTCGCGCGGCGACGGTGGATGGCAGGACGATCACGAGATCGGGCTCGCGGGCGGCGGCGCGGGGGTCGCGGCGCGCAAGGGATCGCTGGGCATCGGCGTGGGCGCGGAAGGACGCGCGGCGCGCGCCGACGTGACCGCGCTGCTCGACGCGGAGCAGCACGCGGCGATCGCGGCGCCGCCCTCGAAGCCGCTGCTGGTGATCGGCAGTGCGGGCAGCGGCAAGACCACGGTCGCGCTGCATCGGCTGGCGCGCGTCACCGCGCGCGAGCCGTCGCGGTATCCGGTCGATCGGGTGCGCGTGATCGTGCCCGAGGAAGGCCTCGCGCGACTGTCGCGGCGGTTGCTCGAGCCGCTCGGGGTGCAGGGCGCGCAGCAGGTCTCGACCCTCGATCACTGGGCGCTGACGCTCGCGAAGGAGACGTTCGGCGGCGTGCCGCGCATCGGGCAGGAGACGCCGGCGATCGTGGTGCGCCTCAAGCGGCACCCCGCGCTCTTCGACGCGCTGCGGGCGCGCTGCGCGAGCCTCGCGCCCGAGCGCACGCGCAACGTGCGGAAGCTGCAGCGCGCGCTCGCGCCGATCATGAGCGACTACGAGATCCTCGGGCGCGTGGTCGAAGCCTCGAAAGGCGATCTGCCGAAGAGCGCGATCGAGGAGACGGTGCGCCACACGATGCGTCAGCTCTCCGACTCGCCCGAGAAGGAGCTCGCGAGCATCACCGACGCCGCGGCGAAGACGACGATCGACGGGCGTCAGGTCTGGGAGGACACGCCCGAGGCGACGGCGGGCTCGATCGATCTCGAGGACCTACCGATCTACTTGTGGCTGCGAGCGTGGCGCGGCGGGATCGGGAGCGCGCGCATCGCGCACCTGGTGCTCGACGAGGCGGAGGACTTCTCGCTCTTCGAGCTCTCGGTGCTGCGCGCGCTGGTGCAGCAGCCGCCGAGCGTCACGCTCGCGGGCGACGACGCGCAGCAGACGGGCACCGGGTTCGCGGGGTGGTCGCGCTCGCTCGACGCGCTCGGCGCGAAGGGCGCGAGCCAGGTGAAGCTGTCGATCTCGTATCGCTGCCCGCGCCCGGTCGCGCAGCTCGCGCGGACGATCCTCGGCGAGCAGGCGCCCGAGGAGGCGGTGCGCGCGGCGCGCGAGGGTGTGCCCGTCGTGCGCGATGCGTTCCCCGACGAGGCGCACGCGCAGCTCGTGATGGCGAGCGCGGTGCGAGACCTCGCGGAGCGCGAGCCGCGCGCGTCGATCGCGATCATCGCGAGCGACGAGGACGCGGCGCGGCGCGCCCACGACGCGCTCTCGGACACGCCGCGGGTGCGGCTGGTGCTCGAGGGCGACTTCACGTTCGAGCCCGGCATCGACGTGACCCACGTCGACGCGGTGAAGGGCCTCGAGTTCGACTACGTGGTGCTGCCCGACGTGAGCGCGCGGACCTACCCCGACGATCGCGAGTCGCGGCGGAGGCTGCACGTCGCGGTCACGCGCACGACGTACCAGCTGTGGATCATCGAGCCCGGCGCGCGCTCGCCGATCCTCTGA
- a CDS encoding ArsA family ATPase has product MIPSRQTRLLVCVGPGGVGKTTVAAALAVRAASEGRRVFLLTIDPARRLADALSISLDDEASEVRVDGPGRLDAAMLDTRASWDAFVARVAHDDETRARIQHNRVYQAFSRTLARSHAYVAMERLHHVLAARDADGRARWDLVVLDTPPTRSALDVLDAPSSLTRFVDERVVGAFLGGGAPGAAVAKRVLGWIMGERLAGELATFLAVFAPLRAGFAARASEVHAQLVAPSTSFALVAAPLAAHLGDAAFLAGDLARRGIALDALVVNRAFHVAPGVHERELDETRALAVLASAPGGDPREARLVLDEARRSRMRAQNDDARAELATHELARETRAARTITLPRLPREPVTAEALRALVDAAREVSAGAAAAR; this is encoded by the coding sequence GTGATCCCGTCGCGGCAGACGCGCCTGCTGGTCTGCGTGGGGCCGGGCGGGGTGGGGAAGACGACCGTCGCAGCGGCGCTCGCGGTGCGCGCCGCGAGCGAAGGGCGCCGGGTGTTCCTGCTGACGATCGATCCCGCGCGCCGGCTCGCGGACGCGCTCTCGATCTCGCTCGACGACGAGGCGTCCGAGGTGCGCGTCGACGGCCCGGGGCGGCTCGATGCCGCGATGCTCGACACGCGCGCGAGCTGGGACGCGTTCGTGGCGCGGGTCGCGCACGACGACGAGACGCGCGCCCGCATCCAGCACAACCGCGTGTACCAGGCGTTCTCGCGGACCCTGGCGCGCTCGCACGCCTACGTGGCGATGGAGCGGCTCCATCACGTGCTCGCGGCGCGGGATGCGGACGGGAGAGCGCGCTGGGATCTGGTGGTGCTCGACACGCCGCCGACGCGCAGCGCGCTCGACGTGCTCGACGCGCCGTCGAGCCTGACGCGCTTCGTCGACGAGCGCGTGGTCGGTGCGTTCCTCGGCGGAGGTGCGCCGGGCGCCGCGGTCGCGAAGCGTGTGCTCGGGTGGATCATGGGCGAGCGGCTCGCGGGCGAGCTCGCGACGTTCCTCGCGGTGTTCGCGCCGCTGCGCGCCGGGTTCGCGGCGCGCGCGAGCGAGGTGCACGCCCAGCTGGTCGCGCCCTCGACGTCGTTCGCGCTGGTCGCGGCGCCGCTCGCGGCGCACCTCGGGGACGCGGCGTTCCTCGCGGGCGATCTCGCGCGCCGGGGGATCGCGCTCGATGCGCTCGTGGTGAACCGCGCGTTCCACGTCGCGCCGGGTGTGCACGAGCGCGAGCTCGACGAGACACGCGCGCTCGCGGTGCTCGCCTCGGCGCCGGGTGGTGATCCGCGGGAGGCGCGCCTGGTGCTCGATGAAGCGCGCCGCAGCCGGATGCGCGCGCAGAACGACGACGCGCGCGCCGAGCTCGCCACCCACGAGCTCGCCCGCGAGACCCGGGCCGCCCGCACGATCACGCTGCCGCGCCTGCCGCGTGAGCCCGTGACCGCCGAGGCGCTGCGCGCGCTGGTCGACGCCGCGCGCGAGGTCAGCGCTGGCGCAGCAGCTGCGCGTTGA
- a CDS encoding DHH family phosphoesterase: MSRARAVELVRAGSRFLVTCHVRPDADALGSALGLAAILRSIGKDAVVYSQDGVPPLLQFLDGKEKVARDVPAGRFDATFVMDAAARELVPPLPPSERSGPVVIVDHHAAADGFGDVIVREVDAVATGEVVLRLMQSLGVKDVPRDAAQPVYAAIVADTGGFRYTGTNATTHRLAAQLLEQGVDPWQVASHLFERWAPQRMALLGEVLRAMKIELDGRLAIVAVDREMMARTGASDDMIEGMVNYGRMLEGVEIAALLWKPESSNDVKVSLRSAGRADVAALAVTLGGGGHRAAAGASVRNTDLATVVARLRDEAAKALARR, from the coding sequence ATGAGCCGTGCACGTGCAGTCGAGCTCGTTCGCGCGGGGTCGCGTTTCCTCGTGACCTGTCACGTACGCCCCGACGCGGACGCACTGGGGTCGGCCCTCGGCCTCGCGGCGATCCTGCGCTCGATCGGGAAGGACGCGGTGGTCTACAGCCAGGATGGCGTGCCTCCGCTGCTCCAGTTCCTCGACGGCAAGGAGAAGGTCGCGCGTGACGTGCCCGCAGGGCGCTTCGACGCGACGTTCGTGATGGACGCCGCGGCGCGCGAGCTCGTCCCGCCGCTGCCGCCGAGCGAGCGCAGCGGGCCCGTGGTGATCGTCGATCACCACGCCGCGGCCGATGGCTTCGGCGACGTCATCGTGCGTGAGGTCGACGCGGTCGCGACGGGCGAGGTCGTGCTGCGCCTCATGCAGTCGCTGGGCGTGAAGGACGTGCCGCGCGATGCCGCGCAGCCCGTCTACGCGGCGATCGTCGCGGACACCGGCGGCTTCCGCTACACCGGGACCAACGCGACGACGCACCGGCTCGCAGCGCAGCTGCTCGAGCAAGGTGTCGATCCCTGGCAGGTCGCCTCGCATCTCTTCGAGCGCTGGGCGCCGCAGCGCATGGCGCTGCTCGGCGAGGTGCTGCGCGCGATGAAGATCGAGCTCGACGGGCGCCTCGCGATCGTCGCCGTCGATCGCGAGATGATGGCGCGCACCGGCGCGAGCGACGACATGATCGAGGGCATGGTCAACTACGGGCGCATGCTCGAGGGCGTCGAGATCGCGGCGCTGCTCTGGAAGCCCGAGAGCAGCAACGACGTGAAGGTCAGCCTGCGCTCCGCGGGACGCGCCGATGTCGCCGCGCTCGCGGTGACGCTCGGTGGCGGCGGACATCGCGCCGCCGCGGGCGCGTCGGTGCGCAACACGGATCTCGCGACCGTCGTGGCGCGGCTGCGCGACGAGGCCGCGAAGGCGCTCGCGCGGCGCTGA
- the truB gene encoding tRNA pseudouridine(55) synthase TruB gives MTHGVLVVDKPRGPTSHDVVAWARRALGTRAVGHAGTLDPMATGVLVLGIGEGTKLTPYLMSEDKGYETTIVLGAETDTLDAEGRVTSEHDVPALDRARVEAACARFVGTYLQRAPAVSAIKKDGVALHERVRRGEDVEAPEREVRCDAIDVLDVRAREIDLRVRCGKGFYVRSLGRDLARALGTGGHLGVLRRTRSGAFSVDDALSGELLQRARGGDEDARAQVRASLRSLEGALSTITRLDVGVSGARELRHGRAFRIEEPAVREPIAALDEAGELVAIVRWNEGALRVVRGFAPRTKSAEDAT, from the coding sequence GTGACGCACGGCGTGCTCGTGGTCGACAAACCTCGCGGGCCGACGTCGCACGACGTCGTCGCGTGGGCTCGTCGTGCGCTCGGCACGCGCGCAGTCGGACACGCGGGCACGCTCGATCCGATGGCGACCGGTGTGCTCGTCCTCGGGATCGGCGAGGGCACGAAGCTCACGCCGTACCTGATGAGCGAGGACAAGGGGTACGAGACCACGATCGTGCTCGGGGCCGAGACCGACACGCTCGACGCCGAAGGGCGCGTTACCTCCGAGCACGACGTGCCGGCGCTCGATCGCGCGCGCGTCGAGGCTGCGTGTGCGCGCTTCGTGGGCACGTACCTGCAGCGCGCGCCGGCGGTGAGCGCGATCAAGAAGGACGGTGTCGCGCTGCACGAGCGGGTGCGTCGCGGCGAGGACGTCGAAGCGCCCGAGCGCGAGGTGCGATGCGACGCGATCGACGTGCTCGACGTGCGCGCGAGGGAGATCGACCTGCGCGTCCGGTGCGGGAAGGGCTTCTACGTGCGCTCGCTGGGGCGCGATCTCGCGCGAGCGCTGGGCACGGGAGGTCACCTCGGCGTGCTGCGTCGGACCCGCAGTGGCGCGTTCTCGGTCGATGACGCGCTCTCGGGCGAGCTCTTGCAGCGCGCCCGCGGCGGCGACGAGGACGCGAGAGCGCAGGTGCGCGCGTCGCTGCGCTCGCTCGAGGGTGCGCTCTCGACGATCACGCGTCTCGACGTCGGCGTGTCGGGCGCACGCGAGCTGCGTCACGGCCGCGCGTTTCGCATCGAGGAGCCCGCGGTGCGCGAGCCCATCGCCGCGCTCGACGAGGCTGGCGAGCTCGTCGCGATCGTGCGCTGGAACGAAGGCGCGCTGCGGGTCGTGCGTGGGTTCGCGCCGCGCACCAAGAGCGCGGAGGACGCGACGTGA
- the rbfA gene encoding 30S ribosome-binding factor RbfA, translated as MGASGAGRDKRIAERIRADVMDLLLRGAIRDPDVQGAVVSAVDVTSDLSVARVWLRALEGDVDAARRKRLVSAMKRAGGFIRRELGRTLQVRRVPELRFEWDEGADRAARVEALLDEIAIEQRARKEDGES; from the coding sequence ATGGGCGCTAGCGGAGCAGGGCGCGACAAGCGCATCGCCGAGCGGATTCGCGCGGACGTGATGGATCTCTTGCTGCGTGGCGCGATCCGCGATCCGGACGTGCAGGGCGCAGTGGTCTCGGCAGTGGACGTGACGAGCGATCTCTCGGTCGCGCGCGTGTGGCTGCGCGCGCTCGAGGGCGACGTGGACGCGGCGCGGCGCAAGCGCCTCGTGTCCGCGATGAAGCGCGCGGGCGGGTTCATCCGGCGCGAGCTCGGACGCACGCTGCAGGTGCGTCGCGTGCCGGAGCTTCGCTTCGAGTGGGACGAAGGCGCCGATCGTGCGGCGCGCGTCGAAGCGTTGCTCGACGAGATCGCGATCGAGCAGCGCGCACGGAAGGAGGACGGCGAGTCATGA